Genomic DNA from Filimonas effusa:
ACAACGTGTACAGGCATATACATCCGTTTCCACTATAGTCGTCACCTGCTTATCAAACTCATGCGGCAAAATGGATAACCCCGGCTTTACCGCCTCATCGGCAAAATAAAACACACTTAACTCCCCCGATAGCTCAAGATAAGCCCGGTCTACCTGGCCCAGCTGCGAAACGCCCTTTAGCCGCAACTCCGAGAAAAACTCATCCTGGGCAAGATCTTCCTTTTTAAAACTATCTATACAAAACTTCCCGTCCTCGATCAGGCAAACGGTTTTGCCCTCTATCAGTTGCTCCACCTTCTTCGATTTCGCAGTTAAATAAGTAGTGAAACGATAAAACGTAATCACAGCAACAAATACGGCCACTGCCGATAATAACCCCACCTCTTGATAGAACATAGGATCACCAGCCGCCGACCCCAGCCCTATAATAACCACTAGCTCAAATACACTCAGTTGTCTTACCCCTCTTTTCCCCATTAACCTTAACCCAATCAGTACAACGATATACATCACCAGTGTCCTGAGTAATATCTCGGGCAGAAACCAATGATCCTGGTCCCCGAATAACAATTTGTTCAACGCCGAAGGTTGGGCCTGCGAAATATCTCCTAGTGTCATATTATTTGATATCAATGCATTAACAGTGTAAGTGCAATCTTTGTTGCAAACAGCAAGCCGATCTTTACAATCCACGTAAATCAGCTCCCGTATTATTACATAGTCTTGTTACCGGCAGAACAGCAACCTCCCCGGAAAGCCTGCACACAAAAAAACATCGTAAAAAGTGTAAAATCTTGCCAAATGTAAATGAGATTGAAAGCCGGATCGTGTTGTTTTGCGGAACAATTCACTGCAACTATGAAATCGTGCTCACCCTTACCGCCATTACCTGTAGCGCAACAGTATGCCGGTAGCCTCAAAGCCCTGCTTTCTGTCGAAGCTGCTGATCCCTGAGCGATATTGGAAACAGAAATGCTCCTTATAAACTGGCAACAGTAAAGCCAATACAAAAAGTGAAAGATTAAAACATTGTCCTGGTATATTCTAAAACAGTCAAAATAACCGTATGAGAAAATTCTCTTTTTTGCCACAGATAGGTATAAGTTCCTCACGCTTTGGTATAGCGTCTTTGCTCACAGCAGCCGTCCTCTTATCCCTGTCGCAGCCCACACAGGCGCAACTTGGAAAAATGATTAAAAAAGCAGGTGCCGCAGCGAAAGATGCCAAACCTGCCGATGCCGCAGAAGCCGCGAAGAAAGCCGAAGATGTCTCAGCAGCCACAAAAAAAAAGAACATAAGTATCTTTTTTTCAAAAACGAAGCTCTCCTCTGCAACACCACAGTACACTACCGAATTCCAGGAAGGGGATAACATCTACGCCCGCATCGTATTCCCTAAACCCATTAAGGAATACCTCTCCGGTAACATCCTTACTTTTGATGTCGCCTACAAACAACAGGGAGATGACGATTATTCCGTTAACTACGTGAAAATAGATGCGTCAAAGATCAACCAGGAAGCCACCCAGCTCGATTTCGATGTACTGGCAAAACCCGCCGAAGCTACCACCCGCTATGCCCAATTCATGCAGGCTCCGTCTCTCATAGGTATGGTCATGCAACACGCCAGTCCGGGTAAAAAAGAAGAATTTAAATGGAAAATAGAAGACCTCGAAGGTTCCTTCTTCCTCACTATGAAAAGCGCGGCAGGCTTTACCTCCTTTATTACACCCATCCAGCAGAAAGCCAATGCTTTCAAACAAGATGATGATGCATCCCAGGCCGATCTGCCCGGGGAATTCGCAGAAAAAAGCTACGCCTTCAACGATCCCCAGCTAAGCAAAGCAGCTATTATTAAATTCCTCCCCGCAAATGCCCAGGTACTGAAGTTTGTGGTAGGCCCCGGTGATGACTATAAAGTAATGAAGAATGAACTCGGCATCATCCTCTATAAGCAAACCGCTCGATATATCATGGTCGCTTATAAAGATAAAACCTCCGGTAACTGCTACTACGATAATATGATCTTTGAACGCCCCTACGAAGGCAACGGGAAATACGGCAGTCTTAAAGTGCGTACCAATGGTGAACGCATCGATTGCAGTAAGATCAAATAACCACGTTACTCTGGTTTCCATTTATGCAGCCCAGGCCCCGAAGTCATGGTAAGTATTTACCGTGGCACCTGGCTGCATGATGGAACAGTCTCTGGCATAACGCCTGAATATAAAATCCAATTATTTACCGTGGCACCTGGCTGCATAATGGAACAGTCTCTGGCATAACGCCTGAATATAAAATCCAATAAAATGAAACAAAAGGTCTATTTCAATAGCAACGGATGCGTCCTCGTGGGCAACGTCTATATGCCCCCGGATTTTAACCCTGAAAAAAACTACCCCGCTATCCTCGTAGGCGGCTCGTGGACTACAGTCAAAGAACAAATGAGCGGGTTGTATGCAGCAGAACTCGCAAAACAAGGCTTCATCACCCTCGCCATCGATCCCAGGTTCTTCGGCGAAAGCCAGGGCAAACCAAGGTTCTGGGAAAACCCGCAGGCAAAGATCGAAGACTATAAAAATGCAGTTTCATTCCTGTACAATTTCCAGAACGTCGATAACGATAACATCTTTCTTGTTTCTATTTGTGCAAGCTCAGGCTATATGGCTACGGTAACAGCCGGTGATAAAAGGGTGAAAGGGTTGGCTGCTGTAGCTGCCTGGCTGCACGATAACGAAGCGGTTAAAATGATCTATGGAGGCGAACAGGGCGTTCGCCAGAAAATATACCAGGCCCGTAAAGCAAAAGAACTGTTCGAAGAAACAAACGAAACAACTTTTATCCCCGCCATCAGTACAACCGATGAAAACGCCGCCATGTTCGGCGAATACGACTATTATCTCGATCCCAATCGGGGTGCCGTCCCACAATGGAGCGCAGATAAATTCGCCGTTATGAGCTGGGAAGACTGGCTTACATTCAACCCCATGCCTGTCGCCGCACATATCACTACCCCCGTATTGATGATCCATTCCGATCAGGCTGTATTGCCGGACTATACAAAAAAATTCTTTAATACTATTCCACATCAACATAAAGTATTACATTGGACCAACGGCTCCCAGTTCGATTTCTACGACAACCCCATACAGGTCGCCGAAGCAGTCGCAACAATAAATACTTTCTTTAAAACAAACAGGAACTGATTCCGAAACACAAAACAGGAAAAAACCGATAAAGAAATGGGAAACGAAATAATTCAACAGGTTATAGAATTCTTCGCCGCAGTTGATGCACGCAATTGGCAGAAAGCAGAAGCTGCCATGGCTTCCAGTGTCCTGCTCGATTACACCTCCATGACCGGTAATCCCGCTGCCTGGCAAACGCCGGGCGAAATCACAACCGCCTGGGCAGCCTTCCTGCCGGGCTTCGATAAAACGCACCATGCCGTCACCGCATTTAAAACAGCAGTCTATGACAATACCGCAACAGTGCAATGCCAGGGTAAGGCAGACCATTTCATCGATGGCAGCGTATGGACGGTAGAAGGTGCCTACGATATCCTGCTAAAAAAGACTGCCGGCACATGGCTGATCCAGGAATTTAAATTCAATTTCTCTGGCCAAACCGGTAATACAACCCTGCCGTCAGTAGCCTCGGAACGAATGCAACGCAATGGTTCTCTTCAACAGTGAGCAGGCAATAAAATATTTTTACCCGCCTTGTCCCCATAACAAATTGTCGATCGTCATAAATACAAACCAAAAAATCTAAAAATGAAAGAATTTGTATTGATCTTCAGAAACAGCGTTGATCCCGCATCTAAATTGTCCCCCGAACAAATGCAGCAGCTGCTCAACGATTGGATGAACTGGATGGGCGGGATCGCAGCACAGGACAAGCTGGCCGATAAAGGTAATCGCCTCTCCATGACCGAAAGCAAAACCATCGCCCCCGGCGATATCGTTACCGATGGCCCCTACACCGAAGTAAAAGAATTTATCAACGGCTTTATAGTAGTAAAAGCAGTAACCATCGATGAAGCAGTTACCTTGGCCAAAGGCTGCCCTATACTCAATATAGGCGGCAAGGTAGAAGTGAGGAAAGTGGTCACGCCCGAAGATAATAGCTAATAGCTTCCCATGATCCCACACCTGTTTCGCCAGGAGTATTCCAGGATGACGGCTGTATTAAGCCGTCATTTCGGCTTGCAGCATATCGAGATAGCTGAAGATATCGCCAGCGATACTTTTTTAAAAGCTTCCGAATACTGGGCTGTTCACGGGATCCCCGATAATCCAACAGCCTGGCTCTATACTGTCGCAAGGAATAAAGCGAAAGACTACCTGAAACGTGATCAGCTCTTCGAAAGGCAAATAAAAAAGACGCTGCAAAGCAGCAATATAACCCCCGGTCATGAATTCGATTTTACAACCAGCATCATAGCCGACAGCCAGTTGGCTATGATCTTCGCAGTCTGCAATCCGGCAAATTCCCCCGAAGCACAGGTTTGCCTGGCATTGCAGATCCTTTGCGGCTTTAGTGTTGAAGAAATTGCAAACGCGTTCCTGGCAAAAA
This window encodes:
- a CDS encoding DUF421 domain-containing protein, translating into MTLGDISQAQPSALNKLLFGDQDHWFLPEILLRTLVMYIVVLIGLRLMGKRGVRQLSVFELVVIIGLGSAAGDPMFYQEVGLLSAVAVFVAVITFYRFTTYLTAKSKKVEQLIEGKTVCLIEDGKFCIDSFKKEDLAQDEFFSELRLKGVSQLGQVDRAYLELSGELSVFYFADEAVKPGLSILPHEFDKQVTTIVETDVYACTRCGNTQKIAGSAAVCAVCEGKKWVKAVAHKRVP
- a CDS encoding alpha/beta hydrolase; amino-acid sequence: MKQKVYFNSNGCVLVGNVYMPPDFNPEKNYPAILVGGSWTTVKEQMSGLYAAELAKQGFITLAIDPRFFGESQGKPRFWENPQAKIEDYKNAVSFLYNFQNVDNDNIFLVSICASSGYMATVTAGDKRVKGLAAVAAWLHDNEAVKMIYGGEQGVRQKIYQARKAKELFEETNETTFIPAISTTDENAAMFGEYDYYLDPNRGAVPQWSADKFAVMSWEDWLTFNPMPVAAHITTPVLMIHSDQAVLPDYTKKFFNTIPHQHKVLHWTNGSQFDFYDNPIQVAEAVATINTFFKTNRN
- a CDS encoding nuclear transport factor 2 family protein, which encodes MGNEIIQQVIEFFAAVDARNWQKAEAAMASSVLLDYTSMTGNPAAWQTPGEITTAWAAFLPGFDKTHHAVTAFKTAVYDNTATVQCQGKADHFIDGSVWTVEGAYDILLKKTAGTWLIQEFKFNFSGQTGNTTLPSVASERMQRNGSLQQ
- a CDS encoding YciI family protein; its protein translation is MKEFVLIFRNSVDPASKLSPEQMQQLLNDWMNWMGGIAAQDKLADKGNRLSMTESKTIAPGDIVTDGPYTEVKEFINGFIVVKAVTIDEAVTLAKGCPILNIGGKVEVRKVVTPEDNS